The Bordetella sp. FB-8 genome includes a window with the following:
- the flhC gene encoding flagellar transcriptional regulator FlhC → MASKSVSQEADEILLASAMITLGARLQVLEAETSLSHDRLARLYREIRGCSPPKGMLPFSVDWFMTWLPNIHSSLFYNVYAFLNQRTERKGIRATIDAYRLYLEHAAVENGEASEPVLSFTRAWMLVRFFDSDMLQLSACRQCGGHFIAHAHDPQSDFVCAICRPPPRAGKTRAAKARGVQGRPGLEPTRS, encoded by the coding sequence ATGGCAAGCAAAAGCGTATCGCAGGAAGCCGACGAGATTCTGTTGGCCAGCGCCATGATTACTCTTGGCGCGCGTCTGCAGGTTCTCGAGGCCGAGACATCTCTCAGTCATGACCGCCTTGCGCGCCTGTACCGCGAAATTCGAGGCTGCTCGCCACCCAAGGGAATGCTGCCTTTTTCGGTCGACTGGTTCATGACCTGGCTGCCGAACATTCACTCGTCGCTGTTCTATAACGTGTATGCGTTCTTGAATCAGCGTACCGAGCGCAAAGGCATCCGCGCCACTATCGATGCATACCGACTGTATCTGGAGCATGCTGCCGTCGAGAACGGTGAGGCCAGCGAGCCGGTGCTCAGTTTTACGCGGGCCTGGATGCTGGTGCGCTTCTTCGACAGCGACATGTTGCAGCTTTCCGCTTGCCGGCAATGTGGCGGACACTTCATCGCGCACGCGCATGATCCGCAATCTGATTTTGTCTGTGCCATCTGCCGTCCGCCGCCGCGCGCGGGCAAGACTCGCGCCGCCAAGGCGCGCGGCGTCCAGGGCCGGCCCGGGCTGGAACCGACGCGTTCCTGA
- the flhD gene encoding flagellar transcriptional regulator FlhD — MKTTADASLLTDIREVNLSYLLLAQRMLRDDYAASTFRLGFSKEVADLLLRLTPAQLIKLASSSSLLCRFRFDDYNLLSALTQDVLGGALQQAHATILLAKQPVEEIA; from the coding sequence ATGAAAACGACAGCAGATGCTTCCTTGCTCACGGATATTCGTGAGGTCAATCTGTCTTACCTGCTTTTGGCTCAACGCATGCTGCGCGACGATTACGCGGCTTCCACTTTTCGTCTGGGCTTCAGCAAAGAGGTTGCCGACCTGTTGCTGCGCCTGACGCCAGCCCAGCTCATCAAACTGGCCAGTTCCAGTTCGCTCCTGTGCCGGTTCCGTTTCGACGACTACAACTTGCTGTCGGCTTTGACTCAGGATGTGTTGGGCGGCGCGCTGCAGCAGGCCCATGCGACGATCCTGCTGGCCAAACAGCCGGTCGAAGAAATCGCCTGA
- the motB gene encoding flagellar motor protein MotB, producing MSSANTHRVVIRRKKSGGGGHHGGSWKIAYADFVTAMMAFFLVMWLISIVPKEELKGIAEYFRMPLRVALTGGPNQSAETSAIPGGGKDPTKSDGDVRKSDGTRIEVPPNPSTESDRRDRRRLENLRRHLVQAMESNPVLNKFRPQLLVDVTTEGLRIQIVDSKNRPMFALGSAEVEPYMRDILRQLAPLLNEVPNKISISGHTDSTPYAGDQAGYSNWELSSDRANASRQELVAAGMDPNKIIRVQGLASSMSLVKDDPAAAINRRISLVLLNSEALRRIEEENATAADVAKGMIGSGSVKMLEQALPPKAPSSAAVPPAPTPVIPSKH from the coding sequence ATGAGTTCTGCCAATACTCACCGGGTCGTCATCCGTCGTAAAAAGAGCGGCGGTGGCGGTCATCATGGCGGCAGCTGGAAGATCGCTTATGCCGACTTCGTGACTGCCATGATGGCGTTTTTCCTGGTGATGTGGCTTATCAGCATTGTTCCCAAGGAAGAACTCAAGGGCATTGCCGAATATTTCCGCATGCCCTTGCGCGTGGCCTTGACGGGCGGCCCCAACCAATCGGCCGAGACCAGCGCCATCCCCGGTGGCGGCAAAGATCCGACCAAGAGTGACGGCGACGTTCGCAAAAGCGATGGCACGCGCATCGAGGTGCCGCCCAACCCAAGCACCGAATCCGATCGCCGCGATCGGCGCCGGCTGGAGAATTTGCGCAGGCATTTGGTTCAGGCCATGGAGTCGAACCCCGTACTGAACAAGTTCCGCCCGCAGTTGTTGGTGGATGTGACGACTGAAGGTTTGCGTATCCAGATCGTGGACAGCAAAAACCGACCCATGTTTGCCTTGGGCAGCGCTGAAGTCGAACCCTATATGCGCGACATTCTGCGTCAGCTCGCCCCTTTGCTCAATGAAGTGCCCAACAAGATCAGCATCTCTGGCCATACCGACTCGACACCTTATGCTGGAGACCAGGCGGGCTACAGCAATTGGGAGCTTTCCTCGGACCGGGCCAATGCTTCGCGCCAGGAGTTGGTGGCGGCGGGCATGGACCCGAACAAGATAATCCGCGTGCAGGGCTTGGCCTCAAGCATGAGCTTGGTCAAGGACGACCCTGCCGCGGCGATCAACCGGCGCATCAGTCTAGTATTGCTCAATTCCGAAGCGCTGCGGCGCATCGAAGAGGAAAACGCTACGGCAGCCGATGTGGCCAAGGGTATGATTGGTAGCGGCAGCGTAAAGATGCTCGAGCAGGCGCTGCCGCCCAAGGCGCCAAGCAGTGCGGCGGTTCCGCCCGCACCCACTCCGGTCATACCTTCCAAACATTAG
- the motA gene encoding flagellar motor stator protein MotA — translation MLIAIGYIVVLLSVVGSFAFGGGHLGALYQPLEFVMIGGSGVGAFIAGNSKKSMASVRKAIPMALKGVSYSKEVYMDLMSLMYVVLNKARREGLMSIESHIEDAASSPIFAEYPKIVGDANLMEFITDYLRIMISGNMSAFEIETLMDEEIETFRHEREVPVHALQSVADGMPAFGIVAAVTGVIKALAAVDQPPAVLGELIAHAMVGTFLGILLAYGFIGPFASRVERCVSETVKVFECVKVTLLASMNGYPPQLAVEFGRKVLFAAVRPSFSELEEHVRQAKTAGGKA, via the coding sequence GTGCTGATCGCTATTGGTTATATCGTTGTTCTTCTGTCTGTCGTAGGCAGCTTTGCCTTCGGCGGGGGGCACCTGGGCGCTCTCTATCAGCCTCTCGAATTCGTGATGATCGGCGGCTCGGGAGTCGGTGCGTTCATTGCAGGCAACAGCAAGAAATCGATGGCCTCCGTGCGCAAAGCCATACCCATGGCGCTCAAGGGGGTGTCCTACAGCAAGGAGGTCTACATGGACCTGATGTCCTTGATGTACGTGGTGCTGAACAAAGCGCGCCGCGAAGGCCTCATGTCCATCGAATCGCATATCGAGGATGCGGCGTCCAGTCCCATCTTCGCCGAATATCCGAAGATCGTGGGCGACGCAAATCTGATGGAATTCATTACTGATTACTTGCGCATCATGATTAGCGGCAACATGAGCGCATTCGAAATCGAAACGCTCATGGACGAGGAAATAGAGACCTTTCGCCATGAGCGCGAGGTTCCGGTGCATGCTCTGCAGAGTGTGGCCGATGGCATGCCTGCCTTCGGCATCGTGGCAGCGGTGACGGGTGTGATCAAGGCGCTCGCAGCCGTCGACCAGCCGCCAGCAGTGCTGGGCGAATTGATCGCGCACGCCATGGTAGGTACTTTCTTGGGTATTTTGCTGGCCTACGGTTTCATAGGACCTTTCGCCTCGCGTGTCGAACGTTGCGTCTCGGAGACCGTCAAGGTGTTCGAGTGCGTCAAGGTGACCTTGCTGGCCAGCATGAACGGCTATCCACCGCAGTTGGCGGTGGAGTTTGGCCGCAAGGTGCTGTTTGCCGCGGTGCGTCCTTCCTTCTCCGAGTTGGAAGAGCACGTGCGCCAGGCCAAGACCGCGGGCGGCAAGGCCTGA
- a CDS encoding flagellin, with amino-acid sequence MSMIINTNYLSLVAQNNLMKSQSSLNTAITRLSSGLRINSAADDAAGSGIANRMTAQVNGLDQASRNANDGISVVQTAQGALNEINDNLQRVRELTVQAANGTNTSADLSSIQNEINQNMSEINRVSAQTQFNGVTILATSGTMSLQVGANDGQNISINLKKMNASAMGVASSTTSTATLATSSVTINVTEFKTIGNTSGTISVTGSSNTYLATIDAAIKSVDSLRGQLGAVQNRLDSTITNLNNTDTNLSNARSRIQDANYAVEVSAMTQAQILQQAGTSVLAQANSSSQSVLSLLR; translated from the coding sequence ATGTCGATGATCATCAATACCAACTATTTGTCGCTGGTTGCCCAAAACAACCTGATGAAGTCCCAGTCGTCTCTGAACACTGCCATCACGCGTCTGTCCTCGGGCCTGCGCATCAACAGCGCCGCCGACGACGCAGCCGGTTCGGGCATCGCCAACCGCATGACGGCTCAGGTCAACGGCCTGGACCAGGCCTCGCGCAATGCCAACGACGGCATCTCCGTCGTGCAGACCGCTCAGGGTGCCTTGAATGAAATCAACGACAACCTGCAGCGCGTGCGCGAACTGACGGTTCAAGCCGCCAACGGCACCAACACCTCCGCGGACCTGAGTTCCATCCAGAACGAAATCAACCAGAACATGTCCGAAATCAACCGCGTCTCGGCTCAGACGCAGTTCAACGGTGTGACCATCCTGGCGACGAGCGGTACCATGAGCCTGCAGGTGGGTGCCAATGACGGACAAAACATCTCCATAAACCTGAAGAAGATGAATGCCAGCGCCATGGGCGTGGCATCTTCGACGACCTCGACCGCCACGCTGGCGACTTCGTCGGTCACCATCAACGTCACGGAATTCAAGACCATCGGCAACACCAGCGGTACGATCTCCGTTACCGGCTCCAGCAACACCTACCTGGCCACCATCGATGCGGCCATCAAGTCGGTCGACTCGCTGCGTGGCCAGTTGGGCGCTGTCCAGAACCGCCTTGACTCCACCATCACCAATCTGAACAACACGGACACCAACCTGTCCAACGCCCGTTCGCGCATCCAGGATGCCAACTACGCCGTGGAAGTTTCGGCCATGACCCAGGCCCAGATCCTGCAGCAAGCCGGCACCTCGGTACTGGCCCAGGCCAACTCCAGCTCGCAAAGCGTGCTGTCGCTGCTGCGTTAA
- the cheA gene encoding chemotaxis protein CheA yields MSGLDLSQFYETFFDEADELLAQMEQLLLQLDVQAPDIEQLNAIFRAAHSIKGGAATFGTFQKLAETTHLLENLLDAIRRQDMVLRADMVDIFLETKDVLKSQLDAYRASQEPEEAVYERICAVLRQLAQEDGAPAGGAGPAAAPVAVAAPVVAQQPMYMPAASASGTSEKPTCVRIRDVGGKDAQALLDEMGNLGQVLHSQSKGGGLAVWVQTTCSVADIEAVCCFIVNADQLRVTHEAVPASAGPDVVSQFEAAASSFTPQDGPAPTSATALASPARAAAPTPPKAAAPAAAPHADKESTSIRVGVEKVDQIINLVGELVITQAMLTQTASTLDPVVHDRLLNGLEQLERNARDLQESVMSIRMMPMDYVFSRFPRVVRDLAGKMGKQIELETHGRATELDKSLIERIIDPLTHLVRNSLDHGIETPDKRIAADKDPVGKLTLSAQHHGGNIVIQVTDDGAGLNRERILKKALEQGIAVSESMPDEEVWQLIFAPGFSTAEKITDVSGRGVGMDVVRRNIQDMGGHVQLSSRAGQGTTTRIVLPLTLAILDGMSVRVGTETFILPLNHVTESMQPTQDQIYTVAGDERVLHVRGEYLPLVEMHRAFSVGHAQQDPTQAIAVIMQAEDKRFALLVDHLVGQHQVVVKNLEANYRKVPGISAATIMGDGSVALIVDVFALARANREKWSSAAETVLN; encoded by the coding sequence ATGTCTGGTCTGGACCTCAGTCAGTTTTACGAGACCTTCTTCGATGAAGCCGATGAATTGCTGGCTCAGATGGAGCAGCTATTGCTGCAGCTCGATGTCCAGGCGCCGGACATCGAGCAGCTCAATGCCATTTTCCGCGCGGCGCACTCGATCAAGGGGGGGGCGGCGACGTTCGGCACGTTTCAAAAGCTGGCCGAAACCACGCATTTGCTGGAAAACCTGCTGGATGCCATTCGTCGCCAAGACATGGTGCTGCGTGCCGACATGGTGGATATTTTTCTGGAAACCAAGGACGTGTTAAAGAGCCAGCTCGATGCCTACCGCGCCTCGCAGGAGCCTGAGGAGGCTGTATACGAACGTATCTGCGCCGTGCTGCGGCAGTTGGCCCAGGAGGACGGCGCGCCCGCTGGCGGCGCAGGGCCTGCGGCCGCGCCTGTCGCTGTGGCCGCGCCTGTTGTTGCGCAGCAGCCCATGTACATGCCCGCGGCATCGGCCAGCGGCACGAGCGAGAAGCCGACTTGCGTGCGCATCCGCGACGTGGGCGGCAAGGATGCGCAAGCGCTGCTCGATGAGATGGGCAACCTGGGCCAGGTGCTGCATAGCCAGAGCAAGGGTGGTGGTCTGGCGGTATGGGTGCAGACCACGTGTTCGGTGGCCGATATTGAAGCGGTGTGCTGCTTTATCGTCAATGCCGATCAGTTGCGCGTGACCCACGAAGCGGTGCCGGCGTCGGCCGGGCCGGATGTGGTGTCGCAATTTGAGGCGGCCGCTTCGAGCTTTACGCCTCAGGACGGGCCGGCGCCCACGTCTGCGACGGCGCTGGCCAGCCCGGCCCGTGCCGCGGCGCCCACGCCGCCCAAGGCGGCTGCCCCGGCTGCCGCGCCGCATGCGGACAAGGAGTCGACCTCCATTCGCGTCGGCGTGGAGAAGGTCGACCAGATCATCAATCTGGTGGGCGAACTGGTCATCACCCAGGCCATGCTGACGCAGACGGCCTCGACGCTGGACCCGGTGGTGCACGATCGCCTGCTCAACGGTCTGGAGCAGCTCGAGCGCAACGCGCGCGATTTGCAGGAATCGGTCATGTCCATCCGCATGATGCCGATGGATTACGTATTCAGCCGTTTCCCGCGCGTGGTGCGCGATCTGGCCGGCAAGATGGGCAAGCAGATCGAGCTGGAGACGCACGGGCGCGCCACGGAGCTGGACAAGAGCCTGATCGAGCGCATCATCGATCCGCTCACGCATTTGGTGCGCAATAGCCTGGATCACGGCATCGAGACGCCCGACAAGCGTATTGCCGCCGACAAGGATCCGGTGGGCAAGCTGACCTTGTCGGCCCAGCACCATGGCGGCAACATTGTCATTCAGGTGACCGACGATGGCGCGGGCTTGAACCGCGAGCGCATTCTGAAGAAGGCCCTGGAGCAGGGCATTGCGGTCAGCGAGAGCATGCCCGACGAAGAGGTCTGGCAGTTGATTTTCGCGCCGGGTTTTTCCACGGCCGAGAAGATCACCGATGTGTCCGGGCGCGGTGTGGGCATGGACGTGGTGCGCCGCAATATCCAGGACATGGGCGGCCATGTCCAGCTCTCCAGCCGCGCGGGGCAGGGCACGACCACGCGCATCGTGCTGCCGCTGACGCTGGCCATTTTGGATGGGATGTCGGTGCGGGTGGGCACCGAGACGTTCATTCTGCCGCTCAATCACGTGACCGAATCGATGCAGCCCACGCAGGACCAGATCTATACCGTGGCGGGCGATGAGCGCGTGCTGCATGTGCGCGGAGAGTACCTGCCTTTGGTGGAGATGCATCGCGCATTTTCTGTCGGCCATGCGCAGCAAGATCCCACGCAGGCCATCGCGGTGATCATGCAGGCCGAGGACAAGCGCTTTGCCTTGCTGGTGGACCATTTGGTGGGGCAGCACCAGGTTGTGGTCAAGAACCTGGAGGCCAACTATCGCAAGGTGCCCGGCATTTCCGCGGCCACCATCATGGGCGACGGCAGCGTGGCGCTGATCGTCGATGTGTTTGCGTTGGCTCGGGCCAATCGTGAAAAATGGTCGTCCGCGGCCGAAACCGTTTTGAACTGA
- a CDS encoding RNA polymerase sigma factor FliA: MPPADENLLEYAPLVRKLALQLLARLPASVQLDDLMQAGMIGLLDAIRRYQESPEAQFETYATARIRGAMLDELRAQDWLPRSVRSKSRKIESAIQKREQALMRAPSESEVAAELGVPLSEYRDMLKDAHGVQILHYEDFSRDGEDGWHDVSVSEEASPLDTLLAGDLRKVLIDAIGALPEREKLLMSLCYEQGLNLKEIGVVLNVTEARVCQLRSQAIARIRNHLRENAWQDLPPENLLARVA, encoded by the coding sequence ATGCCTCCCGCTGACGAAAATCTACTTGAATACGCACCATTAGTGCGCAAGCTTGCCCTGCAGTTGCTTGCACGGCTGCCTGCGAGTGTGCAACTGGACGACCTCATGCAGGCCGGCATGATCGGCCTGTTGGACGCCATACGGCGCTACCAGGAAAGCCCGGAAGCACAGTTCGAAACCTATGCCACGGCGCGGATCCGCGGCGCCATGCTCGATGAGCTGCGTGCCCAGGACTGGCTGCCGCGCAGCGTGCGCAGCAAAAGCCGCAAAATAGAAAGCGCCATCCAGAAGCGGGAACAAGCACTGATGCGCGCGCCCAGCGAGTCGGAAGTCGCCGCTGAACTAGGCGTGCCGCTATCTGAGTACCGGGATATGCTCAAGGATGCCCATGGAGTGCAGATCCTCCACTACGAGGACTTCAGCCGGGACGGCGAGGATGGCTGGCACGATGTCTCGGTCAGCGAGGAGGCGTCTCCGTTGGACACCCTGCTGGCAGGCGACCTGCGCAAGGTCCTCATTGACGCCATTGGCGCCCTGCCCGAGCGCGAAAAGCTGCTGATGTCGCTTTGTTACGAACAAGGCCTCAACCTGAAGGAAATTGGGGTCGTATTAAACGTAACGGAAGCCCGCGTCTGCCAGTTGCGCAGTCAGGCCATTGCCCGCATCCGCAACCACCTACGCGAGAACGCCTGGCAAGATCTGCCCCCGGAAAACCTGTTGGCGCGGGTTGCATGA
- the cheW gene encoding chemotaxis protein CheW: protein MAASPRIDTTRAEDTGHEFLVFALGEEEYGIDILKVQEIRGYDADVVTRIANVPPFIKGVTNLRGIIVPIVDLRIKFNLGKVEYTEQTVVIILNLSTRVVGIVVDGVSDVLMLNAAQIRPAPEFGQTLSTEYLTGLGTIDDRMLILVDIEKLMTSDEMALVEKVAA from the coding sequence ATGGCAGCCTCTCCCCGAATCGATACCACGCGCGCCGAAGACACGGGACACGAATTCCTGGTTTTCGCCCTGGGCGAGGAAGAATACGGCATTGACATCCTGAAGGTGCAGGAAATCCGCGGCTACGATGCCGACGTGGTGACCCGCATCGCCAATGTGCCGCCTTTCATCAAGGGTGTGACCAATCTGCGCGGCATCATCGTGCCCATCGTCGACCTGCGCATCAAATTCAACCTGGGCAAGGTGGAATACACCGAGCAGACGGTGGTGATCATTCTCAATTTGAGCACCCGGGTGGTAGGCATAGTCGTTGACGGCGTATCGGACGTACTCATGCTCAATGCCGCACAGATTCGTCCCGCACCGGAGTTCGGCCAGACCTTGTCGACCGAATACCTGACTGGCCTGGGCACGATCGACGACCGCATGCTGATCCTGGTCGACATCGAGAAACTGATGACCAGCGACGAAATGGCGCTGGTGGAAAAAGTGGCGGCCTGA
- a CDS encoding response regulator, protein MVPNILVVDDSLTMRLIVQAAMVGAGWKVVLASNGKEALEKSQNGSFDLVLSDWNMPVMGGLGFIQGLRTQPKYKETPVLVLTTEEDDVSKAAARELNVSGWVNKPVDPEGLVEFVAELLGIAPPN, encoded by the coding sequence ATGGTTCCAAATATCCTCGTCGTAGACGATTCATTGACGATGCGCCTTATCGTGCAGGCAGCGATGGTGGGCGCCGGCTGGAAAGTCGTGCTCGCCAGCAACGGCAAGGAGGCCTTGGAAAAGTCCCAGAACGGTTCTTTCGACCTCGTGCTCAGCGACTGGAATATGCCGGTGATGGGTGGCTTGGGATTCATCCAGGGTTTGCGTACTCAGCCTAAATACAAGGAGACGCCGGTCCTGGTGTTGACGACCGAGGAAGACGACGTCAGCAAGGCCGCCGCGCGTGAACTGAATGTGAGCGGGTGGGTGAACAAGCCTGTCGATCCCGAAGGATTGGTCGAATTCGTGGCCGAGCTGCTTGGCATCGCTCCGCCAAACTGA